In the Leifsonia sp. 466MF genome, one interval contains:
- a CDS encoding DivIVA domain-containing protein, with amino-acid sequence MATDESNFTQVFRGYDKDEVDKALQELRRELIKSNTQSAESAKEIKRLQARIEDLNAEIEEVGSPTYSGLGTKLENTLRVAEEQSTRLIAQADIDAEKLRAGVAAEIEKVKKAAAAQAERILADAQARATTLLEDAQIESGELLAKTRSDKETLLNDAMREAAAIRGAVATEAAELRATSKREAAAVRAEADREAAELKAVASREAEAARAEAAELDRTIAARKAELENALADDRAAFEREAAQIRLDLDKRVAETADRLAAEEAETRNALAAEAAQARADLAAEVEEQRSSLAAEAAQTRADLENEDKTTRLALATEVEQTKKALAAEVAQTKAALAAEVEQTRSALDAEVTGARSALTDEVDRTKAELADEVTRTRSALTEEVERTKSELETEVTTTRSALENEVTSARAALENEVTTTRSTLAEEVERTRKQLADDTLQTRTTLEKETTETRARLEADRAATAAQLAADREQTASELAAEVDSTRARLAAEADRQRRELEAEAAELRAQLASEVDAARTSLADEIARERSAVEAELTAERARLAAEVESTTSALAAEVEQTKSALETEVTTTKAALAAEVEQTTSALETEVTTTKSALTDEVERTRTELAAEVDQTKKALAAEVEQTKSALETEVTTTKSALAAEVEQTKKALAAEVEQTKSALAAESEETRSRLAEDVRRTTVELADQREATANELAGQREQQRLELERDAERTRVALADEAQQTRVALEKETAEARAEVARETAEARTALEAEIAQRTAEFEQEAANARAALDNELTQLRTSTLEELDARTREIAQARIDLDVELKARRDEAEKEYLTRHQEAVAQTQKYLDEANVQLADAVKRTAQARSEAEAFEAEARRTVTEARKKAEETATQVIHDAEERAAALLEETEERTQRLVADAEERLAQIRIEREAVAGYFENLRGVLQQAESVTADRD; translated from the coding sequence GTGGCCACCGACGAATCCAACTTCACACAGGTCTTCCGCGGCTACGACAAGGACGAGGTCGACAAGGCTCTGCAGGAGTTGCGGCGCGAGCTCATCAAGTCGAATACGCAGTCCGCGGAGTCGGCGAAGGAGATCAAGCGGCTCCAGGCGCGCATCGAAGACCTCAACGCCGAGATCGAAGAGGTCGGCAGCCCCACCTACTCGGGCCTCGGCACCAAGCTCGAGAACACGCTGCGCGTCGCGGAGGAGCAGTCCACCCGCCTGATCGCCCAGGCCGACATCGACGCCGAGAAGCTGCGCGCGGGCGTCGCCGCCGAGATCGAGAAGGTCAAGAAGGCGGCCGCCGCGCAGGCCGAGCGCATCCTGGCCGACGCGCAGGCGCGCGCCACCACGCTGCTGGAGGATGCGCAGATCGAGTCGGGCGAGCTGCTCGCCAAGACGCGCTCGGACAAGGAGACCCTGCTCAACGACGCCATGCGCGAGGCCGCGGCCATCCGCGGCGCCGTCGCGACGGAGGCCGCCGAGCTGCGTGCCACCAGCAAGCGCGAGGCGGCGGCCGTTCGGGCCGAGGCCGACCGCGAGGCGGCGGAGCTCAAAGCGGTCGCGTCGCGCGAGGCCGAGGCTGCCCGCGCCGAGGCGGCCGAGCTCGACCGCACGATCGCCGCCCGGAAGGCGGAGCTCGAGAACGCCCTCGCCGACGACCGCGCCGCGTTCGAGCGCGAGGCCGCGCAGATCCGTCTCGACCTCGACAAGCGCGTGGCCGAGACCGCCGACCGGCTCGCGGCCGAGGAGGCGGAGACCCGCAACGCGCTCGCCGCCGAGGCCGCCCAGGCGCGCGCCGACCTCGCCGCAGAGGTCGAGGAGCAGCGCTCCTCCCTCGCCGCCGAGGCCGCACAGACCCGCGCGGATCTCGAGAACGAGGACAAGACGACCCGCCTCGCTCTGGCCACGGAGGTCGAGCAGACGAAGAAGGCGCTCGCCGCCGAGGTCGCGCAGACCAAAGCCGCCCTGGCCGCCGAGGTCGAGCAGACCCGCTCGGCCCTCGACGCCGAGGTGACCGGCGCCCGAAGCGCCCTGACCGATGAAGTCGACCGCACGAAGGCCGAGCTCGCCGACGAGGTCACCCGCACGCGTTCCGCCCTCACCGAGGAGGTCGAGCGCACCAAGTCGGAGCTGGAGACCGAGGTCACCACTACGCGCTCCGCGCTCGAGAACGAGGTGACCTCCGCCCGCGCCGCGCTCGAGAACGAGGTCACCACGACCCGATCCACCCTCGCAGAAGAGGTCGAGCGCACTCGCAAGCAGCTCGCCGACGACACCCTCCAGACCCGCACCACCCTGGAGAAGGAGACGACGGAGACGCGAGCACGGCTGGAAGCCGACCGCGCCGCGACCGCGGCCCAGCTCGCCGCCGACCGCGAGCAGACGGCGAGCGAACTGGCCGCCGAGGTCGACAGCACGCGCGCCCGCCTGGCCGCGGAGGCCGACCGCCAGCGCCGCGAGCTGGAGGCCGAGGCCGCCGAACTGCGTGCGCAGCTCGCCTCCGAGGTGGATGCCGCCCGCACCTCGCTCGCCGACGAGATCGCTCGCGAGCGGAGCGCCGTCGAGGCCGAGCTCACCGCCGAGCGCGCCCGTCTGGCTGCGGAGGTCGAGTCGACGACCTCCGCCCTTGCCGCCGAGGTCGAGCAGACGAAGTCCGCCCTCGAGACGGAGGTCACCACGACCAAGGCCGCACTCGCCGCGGAGGTCGAGCAGACCACGTCCGCCCTGGAAACCGAGGTCACCACGACGAAGTCCGCTCTGACGGATGAGGTGGAGCGGACGCGGACCGAGCTGGCCGCGGAGGTCGACCAGACGAAGAAGGCGCTTGCCGCCGAGGTGGAGCAGACGAAGTCCGCTCTGGAGACCGAGGTCACCACCACGAAGTCCGCGCTTGCCGCCGAGGTCGAGCAGACCAAGAAGGCGCTCGCCGCCGAGGTGGAGCAGACGAAGTCGGCGCTCGCCGCCGAGTCCGAAGAGACGCGCAGCCGGCTCGCGGAGGACGTGCGCCGGACCACGGTCGAGCTCGCCGATCAGCGCGAGGCGACCGCGAACGAGCTCGCCGGCCAGCGTGAGCAGCAGCGGCTGGAGCTCGAACGGGATGCGGAGCGCACCCGCGTCGCGCTCGCCGACGAGGCCCAGCAGACGCGGGTCGCCCTCGAGAAGGAGACCGCGGAGGCCCGCGCCGAGGTCGCCCGTGAGACCGCCGAGGCCCGCACGGCGCTCGAGGCGGAGATCGCTCAGCGCACGGCCGAGTTCGAGCAGGAGGCGGCGAACGCCCGCGCCGCGCTCGACAACGAGCTCACGCAGCTGCGCACCTCCACCCTGGAGGAGCTGGATGCGCGCACGCGCGAGATCGCGCAGGCCCGCATCGACCTGGACGTCGAGCTGAAGGCCCGCCGCGACGAGGCCGAGAAGGAGTACCTCACGCGGCACCAGGAGGCGGTCGCCCAGACGCAGAAGTACCTCGACGAGGCCAACGTGCAGCTGGCGGACGCGGTCAAGCGCACCGCGCAGGCCCGATCCGAAGCCGAGGCATTCGAGGCGGAGGCCCGTCGCACGGTCACCGAGGCGAGGAAGAAGGCCGAAGAGACCGCCACGCAGGTCATCCACGACGCCGAGGAGCGGGCCGCGGCTCTGCTCGAGGAGACGGAGGAGCGTACACAACGCCTCGTGGCGGACGCGGAAGAGCGCCTCGCCCAGATTAGGATTGAGCGCGAGGCTGTGGCCGGGTACTTCGAGAACCTGCGCGGCGTCCTTCAGCAGGCCGAAAGCGTGACTGCCGACCGCGACTGA
- a CDS encoding AI-2E family transporter, with protein sequence MKIQNPFRLGLIGALGVGLGILILSAITSLATIITYIGAALFLALGIEPLISFLERRKFPRWLALVVSLVVIIGAFIGLIWAIVPVAISQATQLVQNTITWVNNGDAEKWFLSLQHQFPGIVNQQNIDAVTEWLQKNLPDITSKVLQTGVGIVQGVFGVVIVLILTIYFTASLPAIKRSAYQLVPASRRARFADLGDQITDSVGKYVMGQVLLALVNGILSAIFLTVIGAKFPILLASIAFFFSLIPLVGTITGSVIIVAVCFLSGTPTAIAAAIYYLIYMQVEAYVLSPRIMNRAVSVPGALVVVAALAGGTLLGILGALVAIPFAAAILLIVKQVVIPRQNEL encoded by the coding sequence ATGAAGATCCAGAACCCGTTCCGCCTCGGCCTCATCGGCGCCCTCGGAGTCGGGCTCGGGATCCTCATCCTCAGCGCGATCACCAGCCTCGCGACGATCATCACGTACATCGGTGCCGCGCTGTTCCTGGCGCTCGGCATCGAGCCACTGATCTCGTTCCTCGAGCGCCGCAAGTTCCCGCGCTGGCTGGCCCTCGTCGTCTCGCTCGTGGTCATTATCGGCGCCTTCATCGGCCTGATCTGGGCGATCGTCCCGGTCGCGATCAGCCAGGCCACCCAGCTCGTCCAGAACACCATCACCTGGGTGAACAACGGCGACGCCGAGAAGTGGTTCCTCAGCCTCCAGCATCAGTTCCCCGGCATCGTCAACCAGCAGAACATCGACGCGGTCACCGAGTGGCTGCAGAAGAACCTGCCGGACATCACGTCCAAGGTGCTGCAGACCGGTGTCGGCATCGTCCAGGGCGTGTTCGGCGTCGTGATCGTCCTCATCCTGACCATCTACTTCACGGCTTCGCTGCCGGCGATCAAGCGCTCCGCATACCAGCTCGTGCCGGCCTCCCGCCGGGCGCGGTTCGCCGACCTGGGCGACCAGATTACGGACTCCGTCGGCAAGTACGTCATGGGGCAGGTCCTGCTGGCCCTCGTCAACGGCATCCTGAGCGCGATCTTCCTGACGGTGATCGGCGCGAAGTTCCCCATCCTGCTCGCGTCGATCGCGTTCTTCTTCTCGTTGATCCCGCTGGTCGGAACGATCACCGGTTCCGTGATCATCGTCGCGGTCTGTTTCCTGTCCGGAACACCGACCGCAATCGCCGCGGCGATCTACTACCTGATCTACATGCAGGTGGAGGCGTATGTGCTCAGCCCGCGCATCATGAACCGCGCGGTCTCCGTTCCCGGCGCCCTCGTCGTCGTCGCCGCTCTCGCCGGCGGTACGCTGCTCGGCATCCTCGGGGCGCTCGTCGCGATCCCGTTCGCGGCGGCCATCCTGCTGATCGTCAAGCAGGTCGTCATCCCGCGTCAGAACGAGCTTTGA
- a CDS encoding alpha/beta hydrolase, with protein MTTENVSTQSTSGEPVEIRGGVELPAHREDIELHTADGLTLVGELASPLDREPVATLVTLHPLPTGGGFMDSHILRKAAGRLPALADIAVLRFNTRGTTSPRGRSQGSFDHGVGERFDVEAAMAFVAERGLPHPWLLGWSFGTELALMYGREFPVDGVILLSPPLHRAKPEHLAAWAGDHRPIVALIPELDDYLRPAEAAERFRPLPQIELVDVEGGKHLWVGENQTRRVLSEIVQRINPSALPLPTEWPPPAS; from the coding sequence ATGACGACCGAGAACGTGAGCACGCAGAGCACCAGCGGCGAGCCCGTCGAGATCCGCGGCGGCGTCGAGCTTCCCGCCCACCGCGAGGACATCGAGCTGCACACCGCCGACGGCCTCACGCTGGTCGGTGAGTTGGCGAGCCCGCTCGACCGCGAGCCGGTCGCGACCCTGGTCACGCTCCACCCGCTCCCGACCGGCGGCGGGTTCATGGACTCGCACATCCTGCGCAAGGCGGCCGGCCGGCTTCCCGCGCTGGCGGACATCGCGGTGCTGCGATTCAACACCCGCGGCACCACCTCGCCGCGCGGACGCAGTCAGGGCTCCTTCGACCACGGTGTCGGCGAGCGGTTCGACGTGGAGGCGGCGATGGCGTTCGTCGCCGAGCGCGGCCTCCCGCATCCCTGGCTCCTCGGCTGGTCGTTCGGCACCGAGCTGGCTCTCATGTACGGGCGCGAGTTCCCGGTCGACGGCGTCATCCTGCTGTCTCCGCCCCTGCACCGGGCGAAGCCGGAGCACCTGGCCGCGTGGGCCGGGGACCACCGCCCGATCGTCGCGCTGATCCCGGAACTGGACGACTATCTGCGTCCGGCGGAGGCGGCCGAGCGGTTCCGCCCGCTGCCGCAGATCGAGCTGGTCGATGTGGAGGGCGGGAAGCACCTGTGGGTGGGGGAGAACCAGACCCGCCGGGTGCTCAGTGAGATCGTTCAGCGGATCAACCCCTCCGCTCTGCCGCTGCCGACCGAGTGGCCGCCGCCCGCGTCCTAG
- a CDS encoding lytic transglycosylase domain-containing protein, with product MGRRAAAAEIVPLTPANPVGVAFKRSRRPHIRSRATLLGFAFTAAVGFALVNVVDPFSGTTTTPAYAESLQEIPTTQRYDGAPTQNLTAPDAAGPTITRDAVTVKEKPKPTPTPTPTPKPSAKKSSGGGAAPSAPIPTAGTARDIGYQMMQARGWGDDQWGCLDTLWSHESGWRVNASNPSGAYGIPQALPGSKMGPGWETDASVQINWGLGYIAGRYGTPCGAWGVWQSQGWY from the coding sequence GTGGGTAGACGAGCAGCAGCAGCAGAGATCGTGCCGCTGACTCCGGCCAACCCGGTCGGCGTCGCGTTCAAGCGATCCCGGCGACCGCACATCCGGTCGCGAGCGACCCTTCTGGGCTTCGCGTTCACCGCCGCCGTGGGGTTCGCACTGGTCAATGTGGTCGATCCGTTCTCCGGCACGACCACGACGCCGGCCTATGCCGAGTCGCTTCAGGAGATCCCCACCACGCAGCGCTACGACGGCGCTCCCACCCAGAACCTGACCGCTCCGGATGCGGCCGGCCCGACCATCACGCGCGATGCGGTCACGGTCAAGGAGAAGCCGAAGCCCACTCCGACGCCGACACCCACCCCGAAGCCGTCCGCCAAGAAGTCGTCCGGGGGAGGTGCCGCCCCGAGCGCACCGATTCCGACCGCCGGCACCGCCCGGGACATCGGCTACCAGATGATGCAGGCGCGCGGGTGGGGCGATGACCAGTGGGGCTGCCTCGACACCCTGTGGAGCCACGAATCCGGCTGGCGCGTCAACGCGTCGAACCCGAGCGGCGCGTACGGCATCCCGCAGGCGCTCCCCGGCAGCAAGATGGGGCCAGGCTGGGAGACCGACGCGTCGGTGCAGATCAACTGGGGTCTCGGCTACATCGCCGGGCGCTACGGCACTCCCTGCGGCGCCTGGGGCGTGTGGCAGAGCCAGGGCTGGTACTGA
- a CDS encoding DivIVA domain-containing protein, producing the protein MSTFPRSPKSKPGYDVEQVDEFLKLARRAYDADEDAPSLTAADIRHAAFSMAKGGYSTTHVDAALERLEDAFAAREREAIRSRQGDASWFEEARTTAQVVLNRLDRPLGHRFDRVSFLTLGYNRNDVDRFANRLVRYFQDGRPMSVEEVRTVTFREQRGGYREVQVDLLLDSVTDVMLAVR; encoded by the coding sequence GTGAGCACCTTCCCCCGCAGCCCCAAGTCCAAGCCGGGCTATGACGTCGAACAGGTGGATGAGTTCCTCAAGCTGGCGCGCCGGGCGTACGACGCCGACGAGGACGCTCCCTCGCTGACGGCCGCCGACATCCGCCACGCGGCGTTCTCGATGGCCAAGGGCGGATACTCCACGACGCACGTGGATGCCGCGCTGGAGCGTCTGGAGGACGCGTTCGCGGCCCGGGAGCGCGAGGCCATCCGCAGCCGCCAGGGCGATGCCTCGTGGTTCGAGGAGGCGCGCACGACCGCGCAGGTCGTCCTGAACCGCCTCGACCGTCCGCTCGGGCACCGGTTCGACCGGGTCAGCTTCCTCACGCTCGGCTACAACCGCAACGACGTCGACCGGTTCGCCAACCGGCTGGTCCGCTATTTCCAGGACGGCCGGCCGATGAGCGTCGAGGAGGTCCGGACGGTCACGTTCCGCGAGCAGCGGGGCGGATACCGGGAGGTCCAGGTCGATCTGCTGCTCGACAGCGTCACCGATGTCATGCTGGCGGTTCGCTGA
- a CDS encoding phosphatidate cytidylyltransferase, whose translation MTDESSPGAPTQGAPTPGAPLPPGGPELHGRKGKARSREEFRAQVQATRADFERQVQARKAQLDATNERIAERTGRNLILAIVIGLAVGALVLVSLIFIKELFLVFGMAMAGFASFELAQAFRGSGRRVPRIPTVIAAVGIVPATFFLHAGGMLVALTAGILLVVVWRLVEELFVPASRRGPGALGRDLLWSVFAQLYVTLLASFVILLLAEPGGEWWVLAFLILVVSVDTGAYVSGLSWGKHPMAPTISPKKTWEGFAGAAAAAIIAGVLLSVFMLGEVWWFGIVFGVVLLLTATAGDLAESLIKRDLGIKDMSSWLPGHGGFLDRLDSILPSAAATYVLFLIFR comes from the coding sequence ATGACCGACGAGAGCAGCCCCGGGGCGCCGACGCAGGGGGCGCCGACGCCGGGAGCACCGCTGCCTCCTGGCGGGCCCGAACTGCACGGTCGCAAGGGCAAGGCACGCTCGCGGGAGGAGTTCCGCGCCCAGGTGCAGGCCACCCGCGCCGACTTCGAGCGTCAGGTGCAAGCGCGGAAAGCGCAGCTCGATGCCACGAACGAGCGGATCGCCGAGCGCACGGGCCGCAACCTGATCCTCGCGATCGTGATCGGCCTCGCCGTGGGCGCGCTGGTCCTGGTGAGCCTGATCTTCATCAAAGAGCTGTTCCTGGTGTTCGGGATGGCGATGGCCGGATTCGCCAGTTTCGAGCTGGCGCAGGCGTTCCGCGGGTCCGGACGCCGTGTGCCCCGCATCCCGACCGTGATCGCCGCGGTCGGCATCGTCCCGGCCACGTTCTTCCTGCACGCGGGCGGCATGCTCGTCGCGCTCACCGCCGGCATCCTGCTCGTCGTCGTCTGGCGTCTGGTCGAGGAGTTGTTCGTCCCCGCCTCCCGGCGCGGCCCCGGCGCCCTCGGCCGGGACCTGCTGTGGTCGGTCTTCGCCCAGCTGTACGTGACCCTGCTGGCCAGCTTCGTCATCCTGCTTCTCGCGGAGCCGGGCGGCGAGTGGTGGGTGCTCGCGTTCCTCATCCTCGTCGTCTCGGTCGACACCGGCGCCTACGTGAGCGGCCTGTCGTGGGGCAAGCACCCGATGGCGCCGACCATCAGCCCGAAGAAGACGTGGGAGGGGTTCGCCGGAGCGGCCGCCGCGGCGATCATCGCGGGCGTCCTGCTGTCGGTGTTCATGCTGGGCGAGGTCTGGTGGTTCGGCATCGTCTTCGGCGTCGTCCTGCTGCTGACCGCGACAGCGGGCGACCTCGCCGAGTCGCTCATCAAGCGCGATCTGGGCATCAAGGACATGAGCTCGTGGCTGCCCGGCCACGGCGGTTTCCTCGACCGGCTCGACTCGATCCTGCCGTCGGCGGCGGCCACCTACGTCCTGTTCCTCATCTTCCGATGA
- the frr gene encoding ribosome recycling factor — translation MIADVISDARQRMSKTVDAAREDFGTVSAGRANPALFQKVLVDYYGSPTPLAQLAGLQNPEARVLLVTPYDKSALKDIEKAIVNMPNLSANVGNDGEIVRVTLPELTEDRRKEFVKIVRGKGEDAKVALRNIRRRSKDDLDALKGEVGDDELARAEKELEAITRTHVDAVDDALKRKEAELLEV, via the coding sequence GTGATCGCGGATGTGATTTCCGATGCCCGTCAGCGCATGAGCAAGACCGTGGACGCGGCGAGGGAGGACTTCGGCACCGTGAGCGCGGGCCGGGCCAACCCGGCACTGTTCCAGAAGGTGCTGGTCGACTACTACGGTTCGCCGACGCCGCTCGCCCAGCTGGCCGGCCTCCAGAACCCCGAGGCCCGCGTCCTGCTGGTCACGCCTTACGACAAGTCGGCGCTGAAGGACATCGAGAAGGCCATCGTCAACATGCCCAACCTCTCGGCCAATGTCGGCAACGACGGCGAGATCGTCCGGGTCACCCTGCCCGAGCTCACCGAGGACCGTCGAAAGGAGTTCGTCAAGATCGTCCGCGGCAAGGGCGAGGACGCCAAGGTCGCGCTGCGCAACATCCGCCGTCGGTCGAAGGACGACCTGGATGCGCTGAAGGGCGAGGTCGGCGACGACGAGCTTGCCCGCGCCGAGAAGGAGCTCGAGGCGATCACGCGCACTCACGTCGACGCGGTCGACGACGCCCTGAAGCGCAAGGAAGCCGAACTCCTCGAGGTCTAG
- the pyrH gene encoding UMP kinase has protein sequence MSAATQRHPSQRRRVLLKLSGEAFGGGQLGVNPDIVSSIAREIAQAAQDVEIAIVVGGGNFFRGAELSQRGMDRGRADYMGMLGTVMNSLALQDFLEQAGAETRVQSAISMTQVAEPYIPRRAERHLEKGRVVIFGAGAGLPYFSTDTVAAQRALEISADVVLVAKNGVDGMYDDDPRTNPDARKIDQISHQEALQQNLKAVDSTALSLCMDNGMPMRIFGIEPAGNVTAALLGAEIGTLLG, from the coding sequence ATGTCGGCAGCCACCCAGAGACATCCTTCACAGCGACGCAGGGTCCTTCTCAAACTCTCCGGCGAAGCGTTCGGCGGCGGACAGCTCGGCGTCAACCCGGACATCGTCAGCAGCATCGCGCGTGAGATCGCGCAGGCGGCACAGGATGTGGAGATCGCCATCGTCGTCGGCGGCGGCAACTTCTTCCGCGGGGCCGAGCTCTCGCAGCGCGGCATGGACCGCGGTCGCGCCGACTACATGGGCATGCTCGGCACGGTCATGAACTCGCTCGCGCTGCAGGACTTCCTGGAGCAGGCGGGTGCCGAGACCCGCGTCCAGTCGGCGATCTCGATGACCCAGGTCGCCGAGCCGTACATCCCGCGCCGAGCGGAGCGGCACCTCGAGAAGGGCCGGGTCGTCATCTTCGGCGCCGGCGCCGGGCTCCCGTACTTCTCGACCGACACGGTCGCCGCGCAGCGGGCACTCGAGATCAGCGCCGACGTCGTGCTGGTCGCCAAGAACGGCGTCGACGGCATGTACGACGACGACCCGCGCACCAACCCCGATGCGCGCAAGATCGACCAGATCAGCCACCAGGAGGCCCTGCAGCAGAACCTGAAGGCGGTCGACTCGACGGCCCTCAGCCTGTGCATGGACAACGGGATGCCGATGCGCATCTTCGGGATCGAGCCGGCCGGCAACGTCACGGCTGCTCTGCTCGGCGCCGAGATCGGCACTCTCCTCGGCTGA
- the tsf gene encoding translation elongation factor Ts, with product MANISIADIKALREQLGTGMVDTKKALEEAGGDIEKATEILRLKGAKGNAKRADRSTSEGLVAAKENGNGTATMIELACETDFVAKGDKFIALSEKVLDAAAAAGATTVEEALAAPAGSQTVAELIGDEAAILGEKVELRRIAVVNGDNFAIYLHKTSKDLPPQVGVVLGYTGDDAETARSIAQHISFANPTYLNREDVPADEVENERRIVEEISRNEGKPEAALPKIIEGRLGAYFKQVALLEQEYARDNKLTIAQVVKDAGLTITGFARFKVGA from the coding sequence ATGGCAAACATCAGCATCGCCGACATCAAGGCTCTCCGTGAGCAGCTCGGCACCGGCATGGTCGACACCAAGAAGGCCCTCGAGGAGGCCGGTGGCGACATCGAGAAGGCCACCGAGATCCTGCGCCTGAAGGGTGCGAAGGGCAACGCGAAGCGTGCCGACCGCTCCACCAGCGAGGGCCTCGTCGCCGCCAAGGAGAACGGCAACGGCACCGCCACCATGATCGAGCTCGCGTGCGAGACCGACTTCGTGGCGAAGGGCGACAAGTTCATCGCCCTGTCCGAGAAGGTTCTCGACGCGGCTGCGGCCGCCGGCGCCACCACCGTCGAGGAGGCCCTCGCGGCCCCCGCCGGCAGCCAGACCGTCGCCGAGCTCATCGGTGACGAGGCCGCCATCCTCGGCGAGAAGGTGGAACTCCGCCGCATCGCCGTCGTGAACGGCGATAACTTCGCGATCTACCTGCACAAGACCTCCAAGGACCTGCCGCCGCAGGTCGGTGTCGTCCTCGGTTACACCGGTGACGACGCGGAGACCGCTCGCAGCATCGCGCAGCACATCTCGTTCGCGAACCCGACCTACCTCAACCGCGAGGACGTCCCGGCCGACGAGGTCGAGAACGAGCGTCGCATCGTCGAGGAGATCTCGCGCAACGAGGGCAAGCCGGAGGCCGCGCTCCCGAAGATCATCGAGGGCCGCCTCGGCGCCTACTTCAAGCAGGTCGCCCTGCTCGAGCAGGAGTACGCCCGCGACAACAAGCTGACCATCGCCCAGGTGGTGAAGGATGCGGGCCTGACCATCACCGGTTTCGCCCGGTTCAAGGTCGGCGCGTAA
- the rpsB gene encoding 30S ribosomal protein S2: MAVVTMRQLLDSGVHFGHQTRRWNPKMKRFILTERSGSYIIDLQQSLAYIDKTYDFVRETVAHGGTILFVGTKKQAQQAIAEQATRVGQPYVNQRWLGGLLTNFSTVSKRLARMKELEELDFEGTTSGFTKKELLIKKRELDKLHKSLGGIRNLSKTPSALWVVDTKKEHLAIDEAKKLGIPVIGILDTNCDPDEVQYPIPGNDDAIRSVTLLTRIVADAAAEGLIQRHQKPEEGAEPAEPLAEWEQELLQQSSDEVQSSAETTKAADADLAAAKADSAEVVAEGEADAVEADAVVAAEADAAEAESTVETDAPADAESK; this comes from the coding sequence ATGGCCGTCGTCACCATGCGCCAGCTGCTCGACAGCGGCGTCCACTTCGGACACCAGACCCGTCGGTGGAACCCGAAGATGAAGCGCTTCATCCTCACCGAGCGCTCGGGCAGCTACATCATCGACCTGCAGCAGTCGCTCGCGTACATCGACAAGACGTACGACTTCGTCCGCGAGACCGTCGCCCACGGCGGCACCATCCTCTTCGTCGGCACGAAGAAGCAGGCCCAGCAGGCGATCGCCGAGCAGGCGACCCGCGTGGGCCAGCCCTACGTGAACCAGCGCTGGCTGGGTGGTCTGCTGACCAACTTCTCGACCGTGTCCAAGCGCCTCGCCCGCATGAAGGAGCTCGAGGAGCTCGACTTCGAGGGCACCACCAGCGGCTTCACCAAGAAGGAGCTGCTGATCAAGAAGCGCGAGCTGGACAAGCTCCACAAGTCGCTCGGCGGCATCCGCAACCTCAGCAAGACGCCGAGCGCGCTCTGGGTTGTCGACACCAAGAAGGAGCACCTCGCGATCGACGAGGCCAAGAAGCTGGGCATCCCGGTCATCGGCATCCTCGACACGAACTGCGACCCGGACGAGGTCCAGTACCCGATCCCGGGCAACGACGACGCGATCCGCTCCGTCACCCTGCTGACTCGCATCGTGGCCGACGCTGCGGCCGAGGGCCTCATCCAGCGTCACCAGAAGCCCGAAGAGGGCGCCGAGCCGGCCGAGCCGCTCGCCGAGTGGGAGCAGGAGCTCCTGCAGCAGTCGTCCGACGAGGTGCAGTCGAGCGCCGAGACCACCAAGGCCGCTGACGCGGACCTGGCGGCCGCGAAGGCCGACTCCGCCGAGGTCGTCGCCGAGGGCGAGGCGGACGCTGTCGAGGCTGACGCCGTCGTGGCCGCCGAGGCCGACGCCGCCGAGGCCGAGTCGACCGTCGAGACCGACGCACCTGCGGACGCCGAGTCCAAGTAA